From the genome of Trichomycterus rosablanca isolate fTriRos1 chromosome 18, fTriRos1.hap1, whole genome shotgun sequence:
CTAGCTACTCATTTAATAAGGAGACTGTTTGCTTATTGCAGCTCGAACATCATAAAGAAAGAAGACTTGTGCATCGAGAAGTCAAAGGTGAGACACAGTattacaattcaagcaacttAAGCTCTGAGATTAACGTTCCAGACTTAACAGGAATAAATCTTTGCGTTTCAGTTGTGTTGGGTcctgtactgtgacattatgtGTCTGGATTATGATGGTAATCTACTGGATGCGTGTCTCATAGCCCTACTGGCAGCATTAAAGAACAGTAAGCAACGTTAAATGTCCTAAACcttttacatttctttattagTGTATTTATTAGAGAATTGTGTTAACGTTCTGTATTCTGTTATCTGACTCCAGCACGACTTCCTAAGGTCACGATTAATAAAGAGACAGATTTAGCCGAGGTCGATATGCAGCACAAGAAGCATCTGCAGATCAACAAGCACCCCGTCGCCTCCTCGTTTGCCGTGTTTGATGAGTATGTCAAATTCCATCCCTGCTGGATTAATCTGAtaagttttttcttcagtttttgtgattgtattttatttgggtGATCTGACCGCAAAATGGACCAGAACTCAATAAATTGTCCTTAAATTAGACCAAGTTATGACCTGTGGTTTTGGGTATCGGATGTAAACAATGCACATGTGACCGTCCATGTGACTTCCTCCATTGTTCCGGCCTCATTCTGGTGCCTACGTGCCACTGTAGGTGCTTCAGATGATGGACAGGAGATGCATGGGTACTTAGACTGGCCTTCAACtacacagccccatacacagaagcAGCAGTGCAGCAGTGCTTTAGAGACGCTTCAAGCCAATCGTCTGGCCATTTAGCCCTtattaaagtcactcaggttTTATGTCTAATTATATCTGCTGGATCAACACAGCCAACATTTAATATCCCTGACGGTGACATGCACTATTTTGATTGGTGGTCATGCCTTACTGTGTAAATGAGGCTCACaatacttttaaaaaaaaaacagcaaaacctCCAAATACACAAAAGCAAAAATATTTCTGTTTGAGAATGCGTCACTGCTTTGAGCTAAATGTAAAAACGATCTATTAAAACCAGAACTAGAAGCtgtgtgttgttttttccaTGCAGTACGGTGATTATAGTCGACCCCACTGCAGAGGAGGAGAGTCTGGCTACAGCGACCCTGACTGCAGTCACAGACGAGGACGAGCGTCTGTGCACTTTCCACAAACCAGGTTCGTTTCCTGCAAACAAACACCGTTCCTTCCTTTAATAAAACCATCTCCGATTTTTATcagctgtgtttttttgttttgtttgttttgaagGTGGCAGCTCCTTATCGGCAGAGAAACTCCAGGACTGCATCAGCCGAGCCGTGGCACGGAACAGAGAGATCACCAAACTGATTCACAAAGTCAGCGAGAGCGCAAAGTCGTCGAAATGATCGCAAACAGCCACGTGTCTTATCTAAAAGTTGTATTTTCTTCCACTGtcaatatatattttcttttttttataacaatAAAACTGCAGCAaagacaaaatgtacaaaatttctgcttcagtgtCCAGAAATATCCTGAAACTTCCACCCATACGAATGTACATAATAAACCACGACGAAATGCTATTTAAAACGTTCCGTACATGAACCGCACGTGCTCGAGCGTGTGGATCGTTCCGACGTCCGGCTGCAGGAAGTCTCAGCGTTTTCAGGCACGTTCTGTTCGATTCTCTCAGTATGAAAGGGCTCAGAAGCTCCCAGACACAGGGACGTGGAGAAGGAAGGAGACCAAAACGAGCATGCCGTAAAGAAGTACAAATAAATCGTTTCAATTCATATCTCTTTCAAAAATATGATCTTAAATAACTGTCCCAAGCTCTAAAAATACTCATTTGGATTTCATACATGGACCTGACGTCAGATCGCTATATAACgtcctcagtgtgtgtgtgtgtgtgtgtgtgtacagtcagcTCGATCATCAGAGTCTTTCACGACGGTCGTGTCCTGGCCTGCGGTCACGATTTGGGAAGGGGCTGCGGCAGGCTGCGCTTCCTTTTACTTCTTGGTTGGTTGGCGGAATGCTGCCGTGGCAGCGCTGCCTGGGGCCCCGCCGCTGCCGCCATAGCCATTTGCTGCTGCATTTGGTGTTGCAAGAATTGCAACTGCACACAGGAAAGAAGGAAAAACAGAACAGGTATTTAGTTTGTGCAAGTGATGCGACCGTCTCCTCTCACAGGCTGCGATCTTAAAAACAATCTTTAATCCAACgacaactgtatttatttataattaaggtGTCGGCTCTGTCTAAAATGTCGTTTTATGACCGAATTAAGCAGTCAGGCTGCCAAATCCTCATCTGTGTTACTACAGATGTTTCATGCAACtgaatttattaaaatgttcagATGTTCTACAGTAATGGGTCGTCTGTGTAATGCAACATGTGCATTCACATACAAACAGCAAGAATAATAAGATTCTCACTGATTAAaacctgtctgtgtggattttacAGACATTCTTCCTTAGAATTTAAGCTGCTTAATCTGGCACGCATATaactgtttatttacatttatgccgCTTACTAGAcatgtttatccaaagcgactgacaTTCTGTAAATGAAATACGATCCAAGCAATTCGGGGAGCCGAACAGTATGcggtagtggggcttaaaccagcaagcCTCAAGCCTCCGTGCTCTGGTTTCCATCGATTTGCCTCTCAAGGCTGCGCAAACTGATAATGACTGATTCAAAGATTGTGTTTATTCTCGCTGCAAAACAAAACAGATGAAAACGAGCATTAAAGAGCATTTAGATTTACGTTTGTGATGGTACCAGACTGGTTTACACAGCAGTTGTGAGAGGAGACGGCCTGCATAGCTTCATTAAGATTTACACACATTAATCCATGCACAGAAATGACGATAACAAGGAGCATGATCCGAGAACGAAGGCTAAAGCAGACGGAGCAAAAGAAACAGCTTTGGGGAGTGCACAATGATAAAGCAGCACCAAAAATGATTGTGTCAGCAATCAGCGACTGTAGGCGTTGAGGGGCGTGGCAGCCCCGACCCAACAAGAGGGAAAAAGCTCCAATTGGCCAAGGCTGAATAAAGAAGaaaatggggggaaaaaaacaatgaagaatttatataaatattaaaaaaaaaaaacataacagcATGAcggcactgctgagattcaaactctggatCCCCAAGCGTACTTAACTGCACCCACCGAAAGCAGCAAAACACCTCCAACATCCAAACGTACTAAAATTTGTGTAATAGCAGCTGATATTTTTACACTTTGTCCCCGTTCATACACACAAAAATATGGAAACTGCGCACACAGTCAAAGTAGTTATAACTCTTTTTAGTTTGAGAGATTGAGACAGTTTTTGGAAATGCGTATAAACTGTTAAAGGGGAGGGGGGtaaaaaatttaaagtaaaaacattttattatgcaGGTAATGAAATACTCCAAAAACATGCTCGGCCAAGCAGAAGCAAAAGGTCAGAGAGCAGCCACGAAACACAGTTGAAGTCAAAATTTCCATTTACTGGTAAGTTGAGGTGCAAGTCTTGGACCACCTGCAAAGATTTTCTGGAATTCTTTTGCAAATTTGGTGCATTTAAATCACAATACCATAGTAATTTGTGTGAATAATTGACTCTTTGGGGGAAttggaactggaaatgactagattaagAAAAGGTGGGGGACTAGTAAACCAAAATTTAAAAATTGGCGCTCAGGTGACACTGTGGTGAGATCTGGGGActcggggttcgaatctcagcgtgCCATCGGCCTGTCAggcatctgcatggacatgattggctgatgtCCAAGAGGGGtgggtgcacttgtcagtgcgctcacagtgcaggtcccaagcctggatagaaaAAGAGTCTGGTCTGGTATGATGACCAGTAAACATATATGGGAGCAGCCCAAAGAAGTGGCACCACTGAAAAgcttatacacacatttattacatttaccaaTTTTTATGTCTCTTTTATACACGACAGAAAGTTTTAACTTCAGCtgtattgaaataaaaaagaaaatggttTTAAATATGACAGAGCTTTTTTtgaagagggggggggggggggggggggtgaataATAAACAGTAGCAGATGCTGCAAGCTGTCTGGCCTAAGAAATTATTCTAAACAGTAAACACATAGACATCTTGCATACAAGACTCATGCCctttttgaggcaaaaaataaataaaaaaatatacatataatagGGTTAATCTGATAGATGATAGCAAACTGGAGTAGCAGAAGGTCTTTTCCTCTGTTTTGAAACAAACACTATGCGTTTTGTTTGATTATTAGAGTCGTAATTATTAGAATATGAGAGCTAGGCTTTAAAAGACAGCGAGTCTTTGCGAGCTGAACCGAGCCTGGCAGTCTGATATTCAGATGTCTATGAGTGGATGATGTCAAAGTTGCTGTATTACTTGGATCTGTGGCTGGTGCTGGAGCCTCGGGGATGGCAGGCTGGACCCAGAGCCCTCCAGACCACAACCCAGCTGGGATAGAACTACCACAGCAGGAGAAGGAGaggtaaatataaaaatatatatctttatatagagagagaggAGGTACAGAGGACAGGGAGGATAGGAAACGACAGGAAACACAAGGGAGAATGGATAAAAGGAGAAACGGGAGGACATTGTGTCCTCCTTTAGGTGAAGAATCAAAATGAATCGACTGATTGAGATCAGAAGCGAACGATTAGTGCGACTACAGTCTGGTTAGCGTCTGTTAGACTTCTCAGTCTAGTCGATCACGAGGACCAGAACAGGAGAGGaaaatgaaatcagtttttaatCAGACGTTGGTGTGAAGGGGTGCGTTTTGTTTATATACACACCTGTCTGAGAGGGCATGAATCCCCCCATGCCGGCGAGGTTAATGACGGCGGCCTGTTGTGCCGCGAGACCCTGTTCAGCAGTCAgtccctgttcagtctgtttagggAGAATTTTCAGTTATTACACATTTTATTCCTTAAAGaaaccatgtttttaacacCACACTGAACATCTACTGTAACTATACATAATAAACAACATAGTATGTAAACGATTGGATCATACTGCTTAACCTGAACTACAGTAATATTTACCATTATTTACCATTTTCATATTATGGTGTAGCAATAACTTAAATAAACTCAAACGGAATTACTTGTGTGTCATGAGTGTACAcaaatacagtacaggccaaaagtttggacacaccagccaaaagtttggacacaccttctcttcaatgttttttcttgattatttttattttctacattgtagattaatactgaagacatccaaactatgaagaattatgtagtgaaccaaaaagtgttaaacaaaccagaatatgttttatattttaccaactctacctctgcacaacccaactgatggtctcaaacacattaaaaaagcaacaaattccaaaaattcactctagacaaggcacaaacattcattgaaaaccattccaggtggaaacctaataaagctggttgagaaaatttcaaagagtgtgcaaatctgtcattaaagcaaaagatggctactttgaagaatctaaaatataaaacatattctggtttgtttaacacttttttgtttactacataattccatacgtgttccttcatagtttggatgtctttagtattaatctacaatgtagaaaatttaaaaaaattaagagaaaccacaggaatgagaaggtgtgtccaaacttttggcctgtactgtatatcgtATTATATTTACACTTACAttgtctgcatttagcagacgcttttacagtactgtgacagtatactgtctaagcaattgagggttaaaggtcttgctcaagggtccaacagtgccaatctggcagtggtgggacttgaaccagcgacctttcgattactagtccagtaccttacccaccaggctacaactgcccaatttATATTATACTGAAGCTGGATGGGGCTAAAGAGTACATTAAAGCACGTAGTAGGGATGTCACTAATTAACCAGTTAACCATTAACTGACAAAGAGGTCCGCCAcaaaacttaaaaaaagtggaaaagtgctcatgtgaatgcgccggtgctgaagagaatacggtattccaacatcaagcatatccaccattaagaagcgtcaggaaacaataaagaagtcaaactaaagtgcagcttttattgtattttttattgatttttaactgtgtttcagtgttttcatattatatttgtgatattttcagtgtttaagagtcaaaaacaacctcattattttacatgagactaaaatatctgcagctccacgggaccatggacgcattaacaggttccccaaacatccttatgggaaaaaatacctcgaaactcaacgtctttaaaacttgacgccacttccagaaccgactgacgtccggtttcaaggtaccgctgtaattaaatcattttaacaggcacataaacgtGTAtgcgaacgcccccttgtggaggctttatgttacatcttgtgaatcacagtgggaccagattgtagaGCAGTAAGAGAGAGTAGGATGAGAGAATAAGATGTAttatttgtgttgcctgggtctcAAAATATCTATAAAACCCTGATCTAGACTAATTAATGTTCGACTCACCAGATCTCCCTGCTGTTGGGGGCTGGACGTGGCCGACTGACTGTTCTGCTGTTGCGGAGAGAACTGcgagagctgctgctgctgcaaagaGTTAAAGatcagtggtgcagcaggaatCTGAGCCAAACAGAAGGAGAAATTAAAAATGGAACGTgaacaaataacaacaacaacaaaaatatagTCTGGGATTATTGGAATAGTTCTTGACTGAATGTATATCGCTCGTCTCTCCTGCCTTTATGCTGAGATTAAAACCAACAAACATGCAATAAAACCCAAGCATTCTATTTTGGGATGTTCTGACTTCACTGTACTCACCTGAAGGAGGTTGAGCGGCCGTAACCCTTGTGTGTTGTTCAGGCCAAAAGGTGCACCTGCAAGGCGTGAAGAAAGAACACCCGAGCGGGTCAGTATTTTAACATTTATCATAtcggtataaataaataatagggaGGGCGTGACTACCTCCAGAGGCTGTGGGCTGCATGGTAGGAAGTGTGCCAGACATGAGGCCTCCTGGAGGCAAAATCCCACTCAGGTTTATGCCAGGACTGCAGCCCAGCATGGGGTTCGAACCAGACATCAACGTCGGAGGACTGCTGTGACACACATGATCATACAAAGCACAATCAACAACAAGTCTCACAGGTCTTCGGATTTCATAGTTTTTGGCAccataccaacaacaaacaattaacatttatactagtgtgtgtttacaaaggatagtaaacaaataaatatgcgTCTAAGGAAGAAAACGGGTGCAGCAGAGCGTACCAGACCGAGCCCACCACGTTGATGAAATTCAGCCCGGCGGTATTGGTCATGACCTGCGAGGACGTGGTTCCTGTGCTGATGGAGGTGGGCAGAGGTATGGTCATGACAGGCAGCGCCATCTGCTGCTGGGAGAAGGGGGCGAGCAGCGCCTGCTGCTGAGGCATGGCCGGGTCTTGGGGCGTGGGCGTGACCAACGGTGTGGTGTTCAGTACGTCGGCTGGGTGGGGCGTGGAGCACGGGGTGTTGGTCGGCGTGGGCGTCGACGGCTTCGGCGTTCCGGATCCTTGGAGAGAAAAAGCAgagaacattttaaatgatgGTAAATGGACTGACTTAGTGGCCACTTAGAGGCAgagatagctcagtggttatggAACTAGACTAGTGAATCGCTAGGTTGCATGTTCAAACCCcaaccatacatacatacatacatacataaaaagctttataTAGAAAATGTGCACAACTGACTTTGACCTGATTCTGtagatgttcttttcatgtacTCACTCTGCATGGGCGAGAGGGCGGAGGGCGACAGCAGGCCAACCTGGCCCACCTCAACGGAGTGCTTGCGCGACAGAGACTGACTCTTACTGGGGGGAGGGGTCGGACACTTCAGAAGGCCGCTGGGTACCTGTGTACTGTAGGaatttcctaaaaaaaaaaaaacacaatgcagTTAAATAAGTGGGTGCACTCACTTCTAGTTCTAAAGCATGATATCTAAAAGTAGGCTAAGCAAAAGTGCCACACCCTACAACCTCCGGAAAACTCCCTACTTTCCACGAGGGCCCACATGACCTGTGTGTGCTGCTCACCTGAGGAGCTGTTGGATGAACCGGGTGGCAGTTTGATGGGGGGAGGTTTGTGCTTAACTCCCTTGCCCAGTAATGAAGACTGGAGCAGCGGTGAGAGACCATCCGGCTTGAAAGACAAAATAAGCAACAATCAATCTAAAACGTTTGAACTGAATGTATAATTACACACTGCCTTCTACGTGATGAAATGCCTATAGCAGGTACTGTAGTGTATAGTGCTACAGTGTTTTGCTCACCTCAGCGTCTCTGGCGGGTGAGAGGTGGCTCTGGGCTCCCACGCTGCTGGAGCTGTGCGATATCTTCACTTCACACTTCACATCTGTCTCGTAAACGTCCTTGTACTGAgccaaaaatctaaaaaaaggaCAGAGAGTTTACAATTCACTTGCATCCTAGCTACATAAACAGTTacattttatgtatgtatggatgaaCGTATGGAGGAACATACTgataaatgtacaaatgtacaggTCAGTGTTGTATAGATCAGcgttttttaaacctttttaagCAACCCAGGTAACACAAACAATGAATCTTTTTCTCTCTGTTtagctctgtacaatctggtcccactgtggtttacaagatgtacatgatcgccctcttgtggaggctttatgtcaAGTTAATTTGGTGATTGCGTGCCTGTTAAAATGGGTtttgaaaacccctggtataGATGGCTGGATACATGTATGTAGGTACTGATGGACATATGGATGGAAGGACAGATGTAAGTATGGATGTATGAATAGACATACAGATGtaggtatgtatgtatgcaagtatggatggatggatggatatgactcaaaatagtaaaaaatgacccattagtagggatgtaacgatacactctacccacgatgcgatacgattcacgatactgggttcacaatacgatttttttccccatttttttaaaactgaaattgaagacaaatgatgacaaagcttccttttattatttctcttaacaaaataaaataaaatcctgtatttgtgctgatcttttatttatctaaataatgaacgtctttttatttctgaggtaggtacaaactatgcaaaacaatttagaATTAAGCCCCACTTGGCTTAATATCctcgaatttggcaaccaggcgtatagtgCCATTGACGTTCAAATGGCGAGGTGTGTAGCCCCAGCGCCCTCTGctttttaaagtgaatatcgattcattttacatgtcaaatcgatttgaatcgtggaattttttaatcggttattaactgtattgtggtgaatcgttacatccctacccaTTAGGCAAAAATTAATCACTGTAACATCACTAATGCTCATGTGGCAAAAAACCTAGTCTATTTAATGCCAACTAATATACATACAATAAAACaatgatacaataaaataaagatacaataaaacttcTACTAACCGGTCAGCATCTACTTTCGAACCGAGGAGGAATCTGGTcaagataaaaacaaaaagcataAGATTAGATACGATCACGATATCCTCAAGACAACAGAAAACATTACAATACAATACCTGAGCAGTACAAGGTGGATGCACTAGAGCATAATGTGGAAATAATGAgtgaaaaaaggaaataatgaCCAAATAAACAACTTCTATACATAATTATGCATTATAAGTGCCTGGATCAAACAAATCTCTAATAAGCAAACACAACTCTAAACATCCTAGCATTTTTATATCTTCATGGTGCTATTAAACATTGCAGGAACTTAAAAAAGTGGCTGgaattattcatttaaatggTGCAGGCACATTTGATCTCCTATCACATCTCAGTAAACTGTTGCTTCTTACGGTGGGTGAATGAGGTGCAGGTCAGGACTGTCCTCTTCCGATTTCGTATCTTTGCTGCTGAAGATTTTGCCGTACAACTGCGGGTTTCCCACTGACTGGAAGACGGTGACTTTTGTCTTCTGAGGCTGGCCGCCCACTTCACACTCGAAAACGTAGTCATCTTTAATGTCCTGAAAACATCGAGTGCACGATTACTTACTGAGATATAGATGTAAACATTACACTTAACGCACGCAACAATTCTTGACTGAACTGAGGCTTGATTACCAGTGCAGGCCAGACTTGTGTAAGCTGGGAATCTTCCAGTTTGATCGATTTCTCCGCCACAGCAAACTTCTCCACCTGAAATCAAGCAGCACATGTATTATACCTATATGATAATATGTTTACGATTCGtgatatataataaaatgtcatttttatgcTTTACTAATAactgaaatattaaaaaagagttcagctagaacaaacaatacaataattaaaaaaaaattcctatttattgatgcattttctcccatttttctcccgattttaacacagtcaatttgtcttccgctgctggagatccctgattgcattcgagtagggtatgttgctgctcacgcctgctctgacacgtgcgcagtcctttacgcccatgcattctgcacagacgcctctatctgctaatcagggtccttgcacagcatttgaagaccccacctagACAGTCCAGCAGACACTgtagccaattagagtctgctgcaggcactgcccactagatggcacccagccgaccggtggcaacgccaagattcaaacccaggagttcagaatctcgccactggcgtgctagcggaatTTCCTagaaacatttttaacagaCCAGCTACTTGTAACAGAGAATACAGCGCACTTAAATAGGGCTTTTACGTTAGCGTACCACccctgagatccaggtttgaaccGTGGCATTGCTATTGGCCGGCCAGGCACCTGTACAGACATAATTAGGTATGTCTGAATAAGGAGGGATGGATGAAGCACAGGAATGGAGTGGCACCTGTAATGCGCCCAGAACCAAATGATTGTGCTTTTGATCGTATTAATTATCCGCAGGCTAAAATAGAAATGAAAAAGAACACACTGCAGCACTATGAGGGACTGAAACACTTAAAgataataattagaagaggtgtacacatacttttgaccatatagtggaCATTCCAGATTGTCATAAAACAAAAGATGCAATAAATGATTaggaacattgtgtgtgtgtgtgtgtgtgtgtgtgtgtgtgtcaattcAACTTACGTCGATCTCTGACGGCACTGTAAGCTGACAGTTGTTTTGTTTCCACATGTCAACACACTGCACACAGAACAGAAAAGTGTTGCTCTCTGACGCTCTAATCTCAAATCAATGAAATATTCGGTATTAGATGCGATGGTGCATTAATATAAATACGCCGCCTCTCACATTGCCTGCCTTGGAGATTTTGAGGTCCACGACGGGCGGCGGTTTCCTTTCTTTCCTCTTGTGTAAGTAGTCCAGCAGACGGAGCTGAGGCGGCGTCGGGAGGTTGAGCAGCTCCTGCTGTCGGTTTAGTGCCGCTCGTGAGTACCTCTTAAAACACCTGCAGTGATAAAGTATAAACGTTTAATGCCTTCGACGTTTGGTTcccgaaaacacacacacaatggcaACGGAAACACAGCACAGCTAACACACTCGGAGCAAAAGCACAGACTCACCGTTTCATGGAGTGCGTGTTCATCTTTTGCTTGTTGTAGAGCAGCCGGTTGGCTGTACAGGTGACGGTGATGGAGGGGTCCAGACACAAAGGCTCTGATGTGGCCAGAATCAGCTGGCTCTCCAGTTGCAGCTTATCTTCCTATAAACACATATATAAGTACACACAGTAGGTTTATGGATCAGTGgtgcattttcctcaagcatAATTCTATTCAGGCCCTGTACAGTGCTTTAATTAAGAAACAAGACACCAGAGGCTGATTTTCCAAAAATGTAAGTCTTGAATTAGGACCAATCTTGGTccagaaaaaaactaaacctcAAAGA
Proteins encoded in this window:
- the supt20 gene encoding transcription factor SPT20 homolog isoform X2 → MQNGLEDSLDRAEYIVESARQRPARRRVSSSGRKSLYQKLYELYTEECEKEPELKNLRRNVNLLEKLVSQEALSCLVVNLYPGNEGYSLMLRGKNGSDSETIRLPYEEGELLEYLDAEELPPILVDLLEKSQVNIFHCGCVIAEVRDYRQSGNTKVPTYQSRHVLLKPTMQTLICDVHAMTSDHKWTQEDKLQLESQLILATSEPLCLDPSITVTCTANRLLYNKQKMNTHSMKRCFKRYSRAALNRQQELLNLPTPPQLRLLDYLHKRKERKPPPVVDLKISKAGNCVDMWKQNNCQLTVPSEIDVEKFAVAEKSIKLEDSQLTQVWPALDIKDDYVFECEVGGQPQKTKVTVFQSVGNPQLYGKIFSSKDTKSEEDSPDLHLIHPPFLLGSKVDADRFLAQYKDVYETDVKCEVKISHSSSSVGAQSHLSPARDAEPDGLSPLLQSSLLGKGVKHKPPPIKLPPGSSNSSSGNSYSTQVPSGLLKCPTPPPSKSQSLSRKHSVEVGQVGLLSPSALSPMQRSGTPKPSTPTPTNTPCSTPHPADVLNTTPLVTPTPQDPAMPQQQALLAPFSQQQMALPVMTIPLPTSISTGTTSSQVMTNTAGLNFINVVGSVCPPTLMSGSNPMLGCSPGINLSGILPPGGLMSGTLPTMQPTASGGAPFGLNNTQGLRPLNLLQIPAAPLIFNSLQQQQLSQFSPQQQNSQSATSSPQQQGDLTEQGLTAEQGLAAQQAAVINLAGMGGFMPSQTVLSQLGCGLEGSGSSLPSPRLQHQPQIQLQFLQHQMQQQMAMAAAAGPQAALPRQHSANQPRSKRKRSLPQPLPKS
- the supt20 gene encoding transcription factor SPT20 homolog isoform X1, whose amino-acid sequence is MQNGLEDSLDRAEYIVESARQRPARRRVSSSGRKSLYQKLYELYTEECEKEPELKNLRRNVNLLEKLVSQEALSCLVVNLYPGNEGYSLMLRGKNGSDSETIRLPYEEGELLEYLDAEELPPILVDLLEKSQVNIFHCGCVIAEVRDYRQSGNTKVPTYQSRHVLLKPTMQTLICDVHAMTSDHKWTQEDKLQLESQLILATSEPLCLDPSITVTCTANRLLYNKQKMNTHSMKRCFKRYSRAALNRQQELLNLPTPPQLRLLDYLHKRKERKPPPVVDLKISKAGNCVDMWKQNNCQLTVPSEIDVEKFAVAEKSIKLEDSQLTQVWPALDIKDDYVFECEVGGQPQKTKVTVFQSVGNPQLYGKIFSSKDTKSEEDSPDLHLIHPPFLLGSKVDADRFLAQYKDVYETDVKCEVKISHSSSSVGAQSHLSPARDAEPDGLSPLLQSSLLGKGVKHKPPPIKLPPGSSNSSSGNSYSTQVPSGLLKCPTPPPSKSQSLSRKHSVEVGQVGLLSPSALSPMQRSGTPKPSTPTPTNTPCSTPHPADVLNTTPLVTPTPQDPAMPQQQALLAPFSQQQMALPVMTIPLPTSISTGTTSSQVMTNTAGLNFINVVGSVCSPPTLMSGSNPMLGCSPGINLSGILPPGGLMSGTLPTMQPTASGGAPFGLNNTQGLRPLNLLQIPAAPLIFNSLQQQQLSQFSPQQQNSQSATSSPQQQGDLTEQGLTAEQGLAAQQAAVINLAGMGGFMPSQTVLSQLGCGLEGSGSSLPSPRLQHQPQIQLQFLQHQMQQQMAMAAAAGPQAALPRQHSANQPRSKRKRSLPQPLPKS
- the supt20 gene encoding transcription factor SPT20 homolog isoform X4, whose amino-acid sequence is MQNGLEDSLDRAEYIVESARQRPARRRVSSSGRKSLYQKLYELYTEECEKEPELKNLRRNVNLLEKLVSQEALSCLVVNLYPGNEGYSLMLRGKNGSDSETIRLPYEEGELLEYLDAEELPPILVDLLEKSQVNIFHCGCVIAEVRDYRQSGNTKVPTYQSRHVLLKPTMQTLICDVHAMTSDHKWTQEDKLQLESQLILATSEPLCLDPSITVTCTANRLLYNKQKMNTHSMKRCFKRYSRAALNRQQELLNLPTPPQLRLLDYLHKRKERKPPPVVDLKISKAGNCVDMWKQNNCQLTVPSEIDVEKFAVAEKSIKLEDSQLTQVWPALDIKDDYVFECEVGGQPQKTKVTVFQSVGNPQLYGKIFSSKDTKSEEDSPDLHLIHPPFLLGSKVDADRFLAQYKDVYETDVKCEVKISHSSSSVGAQSHLSPARDAEPDGLSPLLQSSLLGKGVKHKPPPIKLPPGSSNSSSGNSYSTQVPSGLLKCPTPPPSKSQSLSRKHSVEVGQVGLLSPSALSPMQRSGTPKPSTPTPTNTPCSTPHPADVLNTTPLVTPTPQDPAMPQQQALLAPFSQQQMALPVMTIPLPTSISTGTTSSQVMTNTAGLNFINVVGSVCSPPTLMSGSNPMLGCSPGINLSGILPPGGLMSGTLPTMQPTASGGAPFGLNNTQGLRPLNLLQQQLSQFSPQQQNSQSATSSPQQQGDLTEQGLTAEQGLAAQQAAVINLAGMGGFMPSQTVLSQLGCGLEGSGSSLPSPRLQHQPQIQLQFLQHQMQQQMAMAAAAGPQAALPRQHSANQPRSKRKRSLPQPLPKS
- the supt20 gene encoding transcription factor SPT20 homolog isoform X3 produces the protein MQNGLEDSLDRAEYIVESARQRPARRRVSSSGRKSLYQKLYELYTEECEKEPELKNLRRNVNLLEKLVSQEALSCLVVNLYPGNEGYSLMLRGKNGSDSETIRLPYEEGELLEYLDAEELPPILVDLLEKSQVNIFHCGCVIAEVRDYRQSGNTKVPTYQSRHVLLKPTMQTLICDVHAMTSDHKWTQEDKLQLESQLILATSEPLCLDPSITVTCTANRLLYNKQKMNTHSMKRCFKRYSRAALNRQQELLNLPTPPQLRLLDYLHKRKERKPPPVVDLKISKAGNCVDMWKQNNCQLTVPSEIDVEKFAVAEKSIKLEDSQLTQVWPALDIKDDYVFECEVGGQPQKTKVTVFQSVGNPQLYGKIFSSKDTKSEEDSPDLHLIHPPFLLGSKVDADRFLAQYKDVYETDVKCEVKISHSSSSVGAQSHLSPARDAEPDGLSPLLQSSLLGKGVKHKPPPIKLPPGSSNSSSGNSYSTQVPSGLLKCPTPPPSKSQSLSRKHSVEVGQVGLLSPSALSPMQRSGTPKPSTPTPTNTPCSTPHPADVLNTTPLVTPTPQDPAMPQQQALLAPFSQQQMALPVMTIPLPTSISTGTTSSQVMTNTAGLNFINVVGSVCSPPTLMSGSNPMLGCSPGINLSGILPPGGLMSGTLPTMQPTASGGAPFGLNNTQGLRPLNLLQQQQLSQFSPQQQNSQSATSSPQQQGDLTEQGLTAEQGLAAQQAAVINLAGMGGFMPSQTVLSQLGCGLEGSGSSLPSPRLQHQPQIQLQFLQHQMQQQMAMAAAAGPQAALPRQHSANQPRSKRKRSLPQPLPKS